The stretch of DNA TGAAGATTTCGCCACCGTCGGCGTGGCGATTACTCTGAATGTAATAGACGGAATCTGTGAAGACGTACGTTTAGGTCTAAATTCCGTCTCCTCAACGATTGTTCACGCCAAGAAAGCCGAAGCGGTTTTGCGCGGCAAAACGATCACCGACGACTTACTCAGAGAAATGGGCGAGGTCGCCGCTAGCGAATGCGATCCCACCGACGACAATCGCGGCTCCGCCGAGTACAAGCGCGAGCTGGTTAAAGTTCTGGTGCCGCGCGCGGCTCAAGAAGCTCGGCAACGGCTCGGTCGATAATCTCTCCCCTTGAACGTGCCGGTGTTAGACCGTCCATGCTGACGAAAAACATCTTACCTGTCATCGTCAGCGGAGTTGCGATTCTCGTGCTCGCGGCGGGTCTCTTCACTCACAGCGCCACCAACGCCAGCGCAGCGGAATCGCTTCGTCTCGGCTTCTCCGGCGCCACCGCGACTCAGTTGGCCGGCACGCTCGCGGTCGAGCAGAAGTTGTTCGAGCTTTACGGCGTCAACGTCGAATTCATCCAGGCGGCGGGCACGACCATGATTCGCGCTCTCGATGCCGGGAGCCTGGATGTCGCGATTGTCGGCGGCGGCCAGGCTTTGAGTGCTTATCTCAAAGGCGTGGAGGTACGCATCATCGGCGGTCTGGTAAACACCGTTCCCTATCAACTTTGGGCCAAGCCGGAGATCGCCCAGCTAAAAGATCTCAAAGGCAAGTTGACCGCCAACACGCCGCCGGGCACCTCGCTCAACTTGGCCGCCGCGGTTTTGCTGCAGCGCGCGGGTCTCGATCCGCTGCGCGATGTGAAGCTGATCGCCTTCGGCCGATTGGGGCTGGTCGCTCAGTCGCTGTTCACCGGCGTGGTCGATGCCGCGCTGTTATCGCCGCCGGAAACCATCGCTCGGCACATGCGGCTCACCGATCCGGAAACGATCGAAGAAGTTTATCAACGCGCAATAGGGCTCTACGAGCGACTGCCATGGGTGCCCAAAGATGCGTTCGAAACGGTTGTCCAGCTGTCGCCGTCGCAGTCCAATCGCAATCCGTTCGGCGTATTGGATATGAGTTTGCTCGAGCGTATCGACAAAGAAGGATTTGTGCGCACGCTTTACGCGACCAAGTAAAACACTTTAGGAGGTTACCATGGCAGATATTCGTGGCGTTGGAAAAAAATCACCTACAGCGAGGACAATCCGATCAGCAATGAAATCGAAGCGCTGCGCAAGAGCCGCGACAACATCAAGCGCGCGCCCAAAGACGATGAAGAGCGCGAGCGTTTGGCGCGCTGGCTCGCCCATCGCGGCCGCGATGAACTCGAAGTGACCGTCGGCACGGCGTGCTACGCCATGGCCCACTTCGAGATGGATGCCGAGTGGCGCTATCATCTCGGCGAACATATCGGCACCGAGGCCGGCCACGGCTGGGGTTATATTCGCCAAGCCAATTCCATCGACTCGCGCCGCAACCACGCGCTGCCCGACCCGGAATTCGAGCGCCAATACGGCTTGACGCCGCGCACCGAGCACCACCAAATCATGAAGCGCGATTTTTTGAGCTACATTTTTTCCGGCAACCTGTGGCCCTACGGCCATGTGACCGCGGCGAGCATTCAAAGCATTCAGATCACCACGCCCAAGCTGCTCGACTTCGAAGAGCGTGTGGTACACGCCGAAGAGCGCACCCATCACGACGCGATCTTGCAGAAAATCCACGACTACGTCTGGGAGCAGATCGAGATTTGGGGCGAAGCGCCGATTCGCAAACGCATCGGCGAGATCGAAAGGCAAGCGCTCAACAGCCGCCCGCGCACGGTTTTCGATCCGCCGCGTCGCGACTTCCTGCGCAAATATTTTAACGTGCCGGTGGAAAACGTGCGCAAATTTCCCGCCTGGCGCGAATATCTTTATCTCAACGTCTTGGGTTTCCCGCCCGAACCGGTTTACATCGAGAATTGGCCGGCGGAAATTCCCCAGCCCAAGGCGTGATGACGAGACGACTTTAGCGAAACAATCCCTTCTGCTCCAAGCGCCGCACGATGCGATCGTCGATGATCTCTTCGGGCCGCAGGTTGCGAATCTTTTCGTTGCTCATGCCGAGCAATCGAATCGTATTGCGCACGCCTTCGACCGTCGGATAAATCTTGCGTTCGAAATGCGGCTTGACGCTTTCGTATCCCTCGGCGCTGTCCTCCGGTTTGGCCAGGCGCAGTCCTTTTGACAAGATGCGCAACACCGAAGCTTTATTCGCCGGGTCCTGGATAAAGGCGATGGCTTCGACGATGGCGGTCAAAAGTTTTTCCATCGTCTCGGGATTTTGATTGAGGTAACTGCGCCGGGTAAAAACCGTGACTCCCTGGTACGGAACCCCCAGATCCGGCAGGTCGGCGAGCACCCGAGCGCCCTGCTTCTTCAACGGCCCCACCAGTGAGTAGACGGAAATCTGGGTCGCATCGATGGTGCCGTTGGTAATCGCCTGGGCGCGCACCGCGTCGCTGCCGATGACGCGGATAGTAATATTGTCGCGTTTGACGTCGAGCTTCCAATGTTCCAGCGCGAGCATGGTAAACACCCAATTGCCGCCGCCGATGCTGGTCACGCCGATGGTCTTGCCCTTGAGATCGGCCGGGCTGTTGATGTTAGGGCCGGTGACGATGACGCCGGTCAATTTATTGATCAGCCCGGCAACGAAAACCAGATCCAATCCGCCGGCCATGGCACCGAGGATCGCCCCCGACGCCGAACCGGTGTTGACCTGGGAGTCACCGTGAGCCATGGCTGCCAGCGAAACCGGCCCGCTCGGCATGTAGACCAATTCGACATCGAGTCCCTGCCTGCGGAAAAATCCCTGATCGCGAGCAACCATGAGCACACCCTCGCGCTCACTCAGGCTGGCATAGCTGATGACGATCTTATTCGGCGCCGTCGCGGCGCGGCTGGAAAATAACGGGATCGCGAAGGCGAGCCATGTCAGCGCGGTGCGAAGAAATAATCGGGCGGCGAGATGCCCGTCGAATCGGCGGATGAAAACCATCAGGGTATCCTTTCAATCGTGGCTACAGTCGCCATGAGCGACAAAATCAATTCGCCGCATCCTATCAGCTACCGAGCAATCGGCAAACACAATATCGCGGGCTGGTGTGCTGTTACAGGTTTGGGAATTTTGTTTTTAACAGCAAGTCGACAGCGAGTCCCGGCGCTGTAATCGCACCACGCTACTGCGTCGTGCGCTGTCGGTCTTGTTAGATTGCAAGACCTGAGCTCGCCTCGTTATCCTTGCCGCTCTTGGATCGATTGAACTTGCCGCAGAGTGGTACTAGATTCGCAATCGGTCAATCGAACTAATCTAAGGAGACGTCTATGGAAATCGCTCTTTACTACGCCCCCAACACCTGCGCGCTCGCGCCCTATGTCACACTGACCGAAGCGGGCGCCGATTTCGAGGCGCGGCCGCTCAATTTTGGCAAGCGGCAGCATTTCTCGCCCGAGTATCTGAAGATCAACCCGAAACATAAGGTACCTTCGTTAGTGGTCGACAGCAGGATACTGACCGAGAACGTCGCCATCCATCAATGGATCCATCGGAACTTCCCTACCGCCAAGATCCTGCCCGCCGATCCATGGGACGAGGTGAAAGCGATCTCGCTGCTGGCCTGGTGTTCCAGCGGCATCCACCCATTTCTTAGCCGGATCAACAACCCGCCCAAAGTCTGCGACGCCACGGGCGCGTCC from Deltaproteobacteria bacterium encodes:
- a CDS encoding ABC transporter substrate-binding protein, which produces MVFIRRFDGHLAARLFLRTALTWLAFAIPLFSSRAATAPNKIVISYASLSEREGVLMVARDQGFFRRQGLDVELVYMPSGPVSLAAMAHGDSQVNTGSASGAILGAMAGGLDLVFVAGLINKLTGVIVTGPNINSPADLKGKTIGVTSIGGGNWVFTMLALEHWKLDVKRDNITIRVIGSDAVRAQAITNGTIDATQISVYSLVGPLKKQGARVLADLPDLGVPYQGVTVFTRRSYLNQNPETMEKLLTAIVEAIAFIQDPANKASVLRILSKGLRLAKPEDSAEGYESVKPHFERKIYPTVEGVRNTIRLLGMSNEKIRNLRPEEIIDDRIVRRLEQKGLFR
- a CDS encoding glutathione S-transferase family protein, whose amino-acid sequence is MEIALYYAPNTCALAPYVTLTEAGADFEARPLNFGKRQHFSPEYLKINPKHKVPSLVVDSRILTENVAIHQWIHRNFPTAKILPADPWDEVKAISLLAWCSSGIHPFLSRINNPPKVCDATGASASVIKFATEGLFENFRIADDLLTGREYFFDHFTAPDAHFFWCVRRATQLEVDISSFPNVVAHFKRMQERASVQKLLAYEKEVNEGFARQA